Proteins encoded by one window of Lutibacter sp. A64:
- a CDS encoding SusC/RagA family TonB-linked outer membrane protein translates to MFAQQTITGNVTEAKGNSPLPGVGIIIKGTVKGAATDFDGNYTLENVKSGDVLVFSYIGFKTQEITVGSNTVVNVAMVENSETLDEVVVIGYGSVKKEDLTGSADLVTTEDFNQGPVVSAQQLISGKVAGVSVTSSSGAPGEGQNIVIRGLGSLSLTSSPLIVVDGIPLNDGGVGGSRNPLNLINPNDIESMVVLKDASATAIYGSRAANGVIMITTKKGKDNEFKFNVTSSTTVYKSIDQVDVLSADEFRTLVNDMGDAAVSRLGEANTNWQDEIYQDAIGSDHTLSALGSLKGVPMRASVGFSEHDGILKTDNFKRTTGSVSFKPSFLEDHLTVELNGRGMYTENIFANRGAIGGAIAFDPTQSIYDANSQYDGYFAWIDANTGNQMNLAPTNPIAQLNLREDSAEVRRLITNAKVDYNLQFFPDITATVNVGLDKSNSHGRTLTSQYMPISEPNYNGARTTYRQEATNKLFDAYVTYVKEINEVHNLNFVLGHSYQSFEFDNYNYDSEDEEDGNTYEFIDKSKNTLLSYFGRFNYGYDGKYLVTATLRADASSKLNPNDRWGYFPSVAVAWNLHKENFMEDGIFNELKLRAGYGQVGNVNGLNPYQFLTRYTGSQSTANYQFGTGFTQTYRPEPINEDLRWEVGKTLNVGLDYALLDNRISGSVNAYIKETNDLIASTFIDPFTNFGNRIDANIGDMENKGIEFAINVIPVKTDDMEWSIGYNIALNENTVTNLPDQQYVGGISGGVGNNIQTHVEGESPYSFLVYQQVYNSEGKPIEGVYVDRNNDNIINDADRYIYKNPYADVIMGLNSNFNYKNFDVSIVTRANFGNYSYNNVASQTGYLRRSTENGILTNLHSSSLTNGFVETTETNLLSDHFIQESSFFKIDNITLGYALPNVFEDVSLRIYGSMQNVLTVTDYEGLDPEISGGIDNNFYPRPQSFVLGVNIDF, encoded by the coding sequence ATGTTTGCACAACAAACAATTACAGGAAATGTAACAGAAGCTAAAGGTAATTCTCCGTTACCTGGTGTTGGCATTATTATTAAAGGAACTGTAAAAGGAGCTGCAACAGATTTTGATGGGAACTATACTTTAGAGAACGTTAAATCTGGAGACGTATTAGTGTTTTCTTATATTGGTTTTAAAACACAAGAAATAACTGTAGGAAGCAACACTGTTGTTAATGTAGCAATGGTTGAAAATTCTGAAACTTTAGACGAAGTAGTTGTAATTGGTTACGGTAGTGTAAAAAAAGAAGATTTAACCGGATCTGCAGATTTAGTTACTACCGAAGACTTTAACCAGGGTCCTGTTGTGTCTGCACAACAACTTATTAGTGGTAAAGTTGCAGGTGTATCTGTAACCTCTAGTAGTGGTGCTCCAGGTGAAGGACAAAACATTGTAATTAGAGGTCTTGGTTCGTTATCTTTAACTAGCTCTCCGCTTATTGTAGTTGATGGAATTCCATTAAACGATGGCGGTGTTGGTGGTTCTCGTAACCCATTAAACTTAATTAACCCAAATGATATTGAAAGCATGGTTGTATTAAAAGATGCATCAGCTACTGCAATATATGGTTCTAGAGCCGCAAATGGGGTAATTATGATTACTACCAAAAAAGGAAAAGACAACGAATTTAAATTTAATGTTACTTCTTCAACAACCGTTTATAAATCTATAGATCAAGTAGATGTTTTATCTGCTGATGAATTTAGAACTTTAGTAAACGATATGGGAGATGCTGCAGTATCAAGATTGGGAGAAGCAAATACAAATTGGCAAGACGAAATTTATCAAGATGCAATTGGTTCAGATCATACACTTAGTGCACTTGGTAGCTTAAAAGGCGTTCCAATGAGAGCGTCTGTAGGTTTTTCTGAACACGATGGTATTTTAAAAACAGACAACTTTAAAAGAACTACAGGGTCTGTAAGTTTTAAACCTAGCTTTTTAGAAGACCATTTAACTGTTGAATTAAACGGTCGTGGAATGTACACCGAAAATATTTTTGCAAATAGAGGTGCTATTGGCGGAGCTATTGCTTTTGACCCAACACAATCTATTTATGATGCAAACTCTCAATACGATGGATATTTTGCTTGGATAGATGCAAATACTGGAAACCAAATGAACTTGGCTCCAACAAACCCTATAGCTCAATTAAATTTAAGAGAAGATTCTGCAGAAGTTAGACGCTTAATTACGAATGCGAAAGTAGATTATAATTTACAATTTTTCCCAGACATTACTGCAACTGTAAATGTTGGTTTAGATAAATCTAATAGCCACGGAAGAACATTAACTTCTCAATATATGCCTATTTCTGAACCTAATTATAATGGTGCTAGAACTACATATAGACAAGAAGCAACAAATAAATTATTTGACGCTTACGTAACTTATGTTAAAGAAATTAATGAAGTTCACAATTTAAATTTTGTTCTTGGACATTCATACCAATCTTTTGAATTTGATAATTACAACTATGATAGTGAAGATGAAGAAGATGGAAATACTTACGAATTTATTGATAAATCTAAAAATACACTTTTATCGTACTTTGGAAGATTTAACTATGGTTATGATGGTAAGTATTTAGTAACTGCTACTTTAAGAGCTGATGCTTCATCTAAATTAAACCCAAATGACCGTTGGGGGTACTTCCCTTCTGTAGCGGTCGCTTGGAATCTACATAAAGAAAATTTTATGGAAGATGGTATTTTTAATGAATTAAAATTACGTGCTGGTTACGGACAAGTTGGTAATGTTAACGGATTAAACCCTTACCAATTCTTAACTAGATACACCGGAAGTCAATCAACAGCAAATTACCAATTTGGTACTGGATTTACACAAACTTACAGACCAGAACCAATAAATGAAGATTTACGTTGGGAAGTTGGTAAAACATTAAATGTTGGTTTAGATTATGCTTTACTTGATAATAGAATTTCAGGTTCTGTTAATGCATACATAAAAGAAACTAACGATTTAATTGCAAGTACTTTTATTGATCCTTTTACAAATTTTGGTAATAGAATTGACGCCAACATTGGTGATATGGAAAATAAAGGTATTGAATTTGCAATAAATGTAATTCCTGTTAAAACTGATGATATGGAATGGTCTATCGGTTATAATATTGCTCTAAACGAAAACACTGTAACAAATTTACCTGACCAACAATATGTTGGTGGAATCTCTGGAGGTGTTGGTAACAACATACAAACTCATGTTGAAGGAGAATCTCCATACAGTTTCTTAGTATACCAACAAGTATATAATAGTGAAGGAAAACCAATTGAAGGTGTTTATGTAGATAGAAATAATGATAATATTATAAATGATGCAGATAGATATATTTATAAAAATCCTTATGCAGATGTCATAATGGGATTAAACTCAAATTTCAACTATAAAAATTTCGATGTGTCAATTGTTACAAGAGCTAATTTTGGAAACTACTCTTACAACAATGTGGCTTCACAAACTGGTTATTTAAGAAGATCTACTGAAAACGGTATTTTAACAAACTTACACTCTAGCTCTTTAACAAACGGATTTGTTGAAACTACAGAAACTAACTTGTTAAGCGACCACTTTATTCAAGAATCTTCATTCTTTAAAATAGACAATATAACTTTAGGATATGCTTTACCTAATGTATTTGAAGATGTTTCATTAAGAATTTACGGTTCAATGCAAAATGTATTAACTGTAACTGACTATGAAGGTTTAGACCCTGAAATTTCAGGTGGAATTGACAATAATTTTTATCCTAGACCACAATCTTTTGTGTTAGGTGTTAATATTGATTTTTAA